A genomic region of Melanotaenia boesemani isolate fMelBoe1 chromosome 13, fMelBoe1.pri, whole genome shotgun sequence contains the following coding sequences:
- the LOC121651774 gene encoding UDP-glucuronosyltransferase 2C1-like, protein MVGGTGTRNGEGMIRSGPGVENLRRAGGGLPALARFQRVSHALCTASPENKAYSSQLTLLNPPDTCGDGGKVLIYSVDGSHWLNMKILLEALHSRGHQITVLRSSTSWYISEFSPYYTSITVPQEQSQNMESQAFTNQGCLWAFFQFYRNFFNMMRKNHQTVAKLVVTIFENKTLIRELKETGYDLVLTDPTFPAGVLVAHYLKLPLVFNARWIFTGEAHFAIAPSPLSYVPVLFSYYSDKMDFFQRASNIIYQGMLVYLYHYVSNPPYQALCDRYFGGNISTMSLIQEADIWLMRLDFTFEFPRPTMPNVVYIGGFQGKPSKPLPSDLEDFVQSSGEHGVIVMTLGTLLSDLGPEVSETIASAFANLPQKVLWRHLGKRPATLGNNTMLVEWLPQNDILGHPKTRAFVTHGGTNGLYEAIYHAVPVLGIPLIFDQYDNIVRIKASGVAEIVEVTTMDVESLTRSLKNIVDPEKPYKQNMVKLSQLHHDKPIKPIDNAVFWIEYVMRHKGAAHLRTESFKLPWYAYYCLDVMAVFVACV, encoded by the exons ATGGttggagggacaggaaccaggaacggagaaggg ATGAtcagatcaggaccaggtgtggAGAATCTGAGGCGAGCTGGCGGAGGACTACCAGCCCTGGCCAG ATTCCAGAGGGTCTCACATGCACTGTGTACAGCCTCTCCAGAGAACAAGGCCTACTCATCTCAACTCACTCTCCTAAACCCCCCGGACACCTG TGGTGATGGTGGAAAGGTGTTAATCTACTCAGTGGATGGGAGTCACTGGCTTAACATGAAAATCCTTCTGGAGGCCCTACATTCTCGGGGCCATCAAATCACAGTGCTTCGCTCTTCCACCAGCTGGTACATTTCTGAATTTTCACCTTATTATACCTCCATCACAGTCCCGCAGGAACAGTCCCAAAACATGGAAAGCCAAGCATTTACA AATCAAGGCTGTTTGTGGGCATTTTTTCAGTTCTACAGGAACTTTTTCAACATGATGAGGAAAAACCACCAGACTGTTGCAAAGCTGGTTGTCACCATCTTTGAGAATAAGACACTGATTAGGGAGCTGAAGGAAACTGGGTACGACCTCGTATTAACAGACCCAACCTTTCCAGCTGGGGTACTTGTGGCACATTATCTCAAGCTTCCCTTGGTTTTCAACGCACGTTGGATATTCACCGGAGAGGCGCATTTTGCCATCGCTCCTTCTCCACTGTCCTACGTCCCTGTTTTGTTCTCCTATTACTCTGACAAGATGGACTTTTTTCAAAGGGCCAGTAATATTATTTATCAAGGCATGTTGGTTTACTTGTACCACTATGTCTCCAATCCTCCGTACCAGGCCTTGTGTGATCGTTATTTTGGAGGTAACATCAGCACCATGTCTCTAATCCAAGAAGCTGATATCTGGTTGATGCGGCTTGACTTCACTTTTGAGTTTCCTCGTCCCACCATGCCCAATGTCGTCTACATCGGAGGCTTCCAGGGTAAGCCTTCCAAGCCTCTTCCATCAGATTTAGAAGACTTTGTGCAGAGCTCTGGTGAACATGGGGTGATTGTCATGACCCTGGGAACCCTGCTGAGTGACCTTGGCCCAGAAGTATCGGAGACCATTGCTTCAGCATTTGCTAACCTCCCCCAGAAGGTTCTGTGGCGACATCTTGGGAAAAGACCAGCCACTCTAGGAAACAACACCATGCTGGTTGAATGGCTGCCTCAAAATGATATCCTTGGCCACCCTAAGACCAGGGCCTTTGTCACACATGGGGGCACCAATGGCCTCTATGAGGCCATCTACCATGCAGTGCCGGTTTTGGGTATTCCTCTCATCTTTGACCAGTATGACAACATAGTGCGTATAAAGGCCAGTGGTGTTGCTGAAATAGTTGAAGTGACAACAATGGATGTTGAGTCTCTGACAAGATCTCTAAAGAACATTGTTGACCCAGAAAAGCCCTACAAACAGAATATGGTCAAACTGTCACAGCTTCATCATGACAAACCAATAAAACCCATTGACAATGCTGTTTTCTGGATAGAGTACGTCATGAGGCACAAGGGTGCAGCGCATCTTCGCACCGAGTCATTTAAGCTGCCCTGGTACGCCTACTATTGTCTAGATGTGATGGCAGTCTTTGTAGCATGTG TTTAA